The following are encoded together in the Lathyrus oleraceus cultivar Zhongwan6 chromosome 3, CAAS_Psat_ZW6_1.0, whole genome shotgun sequence genome:
- the LOC127126482 gene encoding WAT1-related protein At5g07050 isoform X2, with protein sequence MEGDKCCSSLFQRCKPYIAMICLQFGFAGMNIITKVSLNRGMSHYVLVVYRHAFATAAIAPFAVVLERKIRPRITFLMFMQMFVLGLLGPVIDQNLYYAGLKFTSPTYSCAISNILPAMTFVMAVIFRMEKLDMKKLRCQVKVIGTVITVGGAMVMTLYKGQVIQILSSQYMHHPRNYVAENNTDSGEKDWVKGSILLIIATFAWSSFFILQAVTLRKYSAQLSLTAIVCFLGTLQSIAVTFVMESKPNVWNIGWDMNLLAAAYAGIISSGLTYYVQGIVMQKKGPVFVTAFSPLMMIIVAIMGTFILAEKLYLGGVIGAILIVIGLYSVLWGKNKENKEIEAEITITEGTKCCVENGGLKTVIEEGVEINDIEMQKDEPTKVLRVTIISAPKL encoded by the exons ATGGAAGGAGATAAATGTTGTTCAAGTTTATTTCAAAGGTGCAAGCCTTACATAGCTATGATTTGTCTGCAATTTGGTTTTGCTGGTATGAATATAATAACAAAAGTCTCACTCAACCGTGGAATGAGTCATTATGTTCTTGTTGTTTATAGACACGCTTTTGCTACCGCAGCTATTGCTCCATTCGCTGTAGTTCTTGAGAG GAAGATAAGGCCGAGAATTACATTTCTTATGTTCATGCAAATGTTCGTCTTGGGACTCCTTGG ACCTGTGATTGATCAGAATCTATACTATGCTGGGTTGAAATTCACATCTCCAACATACTCATGTGCTATTAGCAATATTCTTCCTGCTATGACATTTGTAATGGCTGTTATTTTCAG GATGGAGAAATTGGACATGAAAAAACTAAGATGCCAAGTAAAAGTGATTGGAACTGTAATCACAGTTGGTGGGGCTATGGTGATGACACTATACAAAGGACAAGTTATTCAAATTTTAAGTTCTCAATACATGCATCATCCTAGAAATTATGTAGCTGAAAACAATACTGATTCTGGTGAAAAAGATTGGGTTAAGGGTTCTATTCTCCTCATAATTGCTACCTTTGCTTGGTCTTCTTTCTTCATCCTTCAAGCAGTAACATTAAGGAAATATTCAGCACAGCTTTCACTGACAGCCATAGTATGTTTCTTGGGAACACTTCAATCAATTGCAGTAACATTTGTTATGGAGAGTAAGCCAAATGTTTGGAACATTGGTTGGGACATGAATTTGTTAGCCGCGGCATATGCT GGTATAATATCATCAGGTCTTACATATTATGTTCAAGGGATTGTGATGCAAAAGAAAGGGCCAGTTTTTGTCACTGCTTTCAGTCCTTTGATGATGATCATTGTAGCTATCATGGGCACTTTCATCCTGGCAGAAAAATTATATCTTGGAGG TGTTATTGGAGCAATTTTGATCGTAATAGGACTTTACTCGGTTCTATGGggaaaaaacaaagaaaacaaagAGATTGAAGCAGAGATTACAATAACAGAAGGAACAAAGTGTTGTGTAGAAAATGGAGGATTGAAAACAGTGATTGAAGAAG